One stretch of Bradyrhizobium canariense DNA includes these proteins:
- the ccoN gene encoding cytochrome-c oxidase, cbb3-type subunit I: MTFGEAALAPLFVIFAFLSLIGAAKAQDSAFAFHASLACAASLWAAFTILNRYFDRPASLPAQEINGRPNYNLGPIKFSAVMAVFWGIAGFSVGLLIASQLAWPALNFDLPWTSFGRLRPLHTSAVIFAFGGNVLIATSFYVVQKTCRVRLAGDLAPWFVVIGYNFFILIAGTGYLLGVTQSKEYAEPEWYADLWLTVVWVTYLLVFLMTLVKRKEPHIFVANWFYLAFIITIAVLHLGNNPAVPVSVFGSKSYILWGGVQDAMFQWWYGHNAVGFFLTAGFLAIMYYFIPKRAERPVYSYRLSIIHFWAIIFLYIWAGPHHLHYTALPDWAQTLGMTFSIMLWMPSWGGMINGLMTLSGAWDKLRTDPVLRMLVVSVAFYGMATFEGPLMSIKVVNSLSHYTDWTIGHVHSGALGWVGFVSFGALYCLFPWLWDRKGLYSLKLVSWHFWIATLGIVIYISAMWVSGILQGLMWRAYTSLGFLEYSFIESVEAMHPFYVIRAAGGALYLIGALIMAYNLWMTVRVGEAEVQSPVALQPAE; this comes from the coding sequence ATGACGTTCGGCGAAGCCGCCTTGGCACCGCTATTTGTAATCTTCGCCTTTCTTTCCTTGATCGGAGCTGCGAAGGCCCAAGACAGTGCTTTTGCGTTTCACGCATCGCTGGCGTGTGCGGCGAGCCTTTGGGCGGCCTTCACGATTCTCAACCGCTATTTTGACCGTCCGGCATCCTTGCCGGCACAGGAAATCAACGGCCGGCCTAATTATAATCTGGGCCCGATCAAGTTCTCGGCGGTGATGGCGGTATTCTGGGGGATTGCCGGTTTCAGCGTCGGATTATTGATCGCATCTCAACTCGCGTGGCCGGCGCTCAACTTCGACCTGCCGTGGACGAGCTTCGGCCGGCTGCGGCCGCTGCATACGTCAGCCGTGATCTTCGCCTTCGGCGGCAACGTGCTGATCGCGACCTCATTCTATGTGGTGCAGAAGACCTGCAGGGTGCGCCTTGCGGGGGATCTCGCACCCTGGTTTGTCGTAATTGGTTACAATTTTTTTATTCTGATCGCAGGCACCGGCTACCTTCTCGGCGTAACTCAATCCAAGGAATACGCCGAGCCCGAATGGTATGCCGATCTGTGGCTGACGGTTGTCTGGGTCACTTATCTGCTGGTGTTCCTGATGACGCTGGTGAAGCGTAAGGAGCCTCATATTTTCGTTGCGAATTGGTTCTATCTCGCCTTCATCATTACCATCGCGGTGCTTCACCTGGGAAATAATCCGGCAGTGCCGGTGTCGGTGTTCGGCTCGAAGTCCTACATACTTTGGGGCGGTGTCCAGGACGCCATGTTTCAATGGTGGTACGGGCACAATGCGGTGGGCTTCTTTCTCACCGCGGGCTTCCTCGCCATCATGTATTATTTCATTCCCAAGCGAGCCGAGCGGCCGGTCTATTCCTATCGGCTGTCGATCATTCACTTCTGGGCGATCATCTTTCTCTATATCTGGGCCGGGCCGCACCATCTGCACTACACGGCATTGCCTGACTGGGCGCAGACGCTTGGCATGACGTTCTCGATCATGCTCTGGATGCCGTCTTGGGGCGGCATGATCAACGGGCTCATGACGCTGTCCGGCGCGTGGGACAAGCTGAGGACGGATCCGGTCCTCCGCATGCTGGTTGTTTCGGTTGCATTCTACGGCATGGCGACGTTCGAAGGCCCGCTGATGTCGATCAAGGTGGTGAACTCGCTCAGCCACTATACGGACTGGACAATCGGCCATGTCCACTCAGGCGCCCTCGGCTGGGTGGGATTCGTCTCGTTCGGTGCGCTCTATTGCCTGTTTCCCTGGCTATGGGATCGCAAGGGCCTTTACAGCCTCAAGCTCGTCAGCTGGCACTTCTGGATCGCGACGCTGGGGATCGTGATCTACATCTCCGCGATGTGGGTTTCGGGCATCCTCCAGGGCCTGATGTGGCGTGCCTATACGTCGCTCGGTTTTCTTGAATATTCCTTCATCGAATCCGTCGAGGCGATGCATCCGTTCTACGTGATCCGCGCCGCCGGCGGTGCGTTGTACCTGATCGGCGCGCTGATCATGGCCTATAATCTCTGGATGACCGTGCGCGTCGGCGAAGCTGAAGTGCAGTCGCCTGTCGCTCTTCAACCGGCGGAATGA
- a CDS encoding Crp/Fnr family transcriptional regulator, whose product MQTTDVARSDLKYNKSQLCSLCDVRSLGICGALDQTDLLQFERLGRHVHFAAKEALFTVGEPAGYVYNLTAGVVRLYRLLPDGRRQIIGFALPGDFLGTTAFDRYGFSADVIETVAACRVTRDAFSLFSESRPHLLRRINEFASRELMLAYDQMLLLGQRTAKEKVATFLIGWRDRLARIGDTKKTIRLPMSRQDIADFLGLSIETVSRTLTAFEREKMLVIVTGGVRLLDAGRAEALAAV is encoded by the coding sequence ATGCAGACAACCGATGTCGCCCGATCCGATTTGAAGTACAACAAATCCCAGCTTTGTTCGCTTTGTGACGTTCGGTCGCTCGGCATATGTGGAGCACTGGATCAGACCGATCTTCTGCAATTCGAGCGGCTCGGGCGTCATGTTCATTTCGCCGCAAAAGAGGCTCTGTTCACCGTGGGCGAGCCAGCCGGCTACGTCTACAATCTCACCGCAGGCGTTGTCCGTCTGTACCGGCTGCTGCCGGACGGCCGGCGCCAGATCATCGGCTTTGCGCTGCCGGGTGATTTTCTCGGCACAACAGCCTTTGATCGTTATGGTTTCTCGGCTGATGTGATCGAGACGGTCGCGGCGTGTCGAGTCACCCGGGACGCATTCTCTCTTTTCAGCGAAAGCAGGCCGCATCTCCTGCGTCGAATAAATGAGTTCGCCAGCCGCGAACTCATGCTCGCTTACGATCAAATGCTCCTGCTTGGGCAGCGCACCGCGAAAGAGAAAGTTGCGACTTTTCTGATCGGCTGGCGCGACCGCTTGGCGCGCATCGGCGATACGAAGAAAACAATACGGCTACCTATGAGCCGTCAGGATATCGCGGATTTCCTCGGACTTTCGATCGAAACGGTGAGCCGGACATTGACCGCGTTCGAGCGGGAAAAAATGCTCGTCATTGTCACCGGCGGCGTCCGCCTGCTGGATGCGGGCCGCGCCGAAGCCCTGGCGGCAGTGTAG
- a CDS encoding ABC-type transport auxiliary lipoprotein family protein, which yields METRAPFVVVGAFVLAAIAAVFGFVYWLHNTGGLGPRATYHIQFDGSVPGLLVGAAVLFNGIRVGEVTDLALASDNPRGVNATISVATLTPVRSDTKVGLDFQGLTGVPVIALEGGKLLANSGAVPTLIAEPGAGEGMTQAARDALRRVDSVLAENAEPLKDTIANLQVFSEGLARNTGKLDGIVAGLERMTGGGASAEPKITYDLQAARGFAPPTKTIKGQLAIPEPTAIAMLETQRFLFSPATEVPGFANALWADSIPKLIQARLVESFENYDIAHAPLRAADVGQTDFQLLIDVRYFRIAQDSGPTAEIGLSVRILDKNGKVVASRVFDETQAFDKIEPVAAVAAFNDAFGRIAKGIIAWTVETL from the coding sequence ATGGAAACCCGTGCTCCTTTCGTCGTCGTCGGCGCCTTCGTTCTGGCGGCAATCGCCGCGGTGTTCGGCTTCGTTTACTGGCTCCACAATACCGGCGGGCTCGGGCCACGCGCGACCTATCATATCCAGTTTGATGGTTCGGTGCCTGGGTTATTGGTCGGCGCCGCTGTGCTCTTCAATGGCATCCGCGTCGGCGAGGTGACGGACCTCGCTCTCGCCTCGGATAACCCCCGCGGCGTCAACGCGACGATCTCTGTCGCCACGTTGACGCCAGTGCGATCCGACACCAAGGTCGGTCTCGACTTCCAGGGCCTGACCGGCGTTCCCGTCATCGCGCTCGAGGGCGGCAAGCTCCTGGCCAATTCCGGTGCGGTGCCGACGCTGATCGCCGAACCCGGCGCGGGTGAGGGCATGACGCAAGCCGCCCGCGACGCATTGCGCCGGGTCGATTCGGTGCTGGCTGAAAACGCGGAGCCGTTAAAGGACACCATCGCCAACCTCCAGGTTTTCTCGGAGGGGTTGGCGCGAAACACCGGAAAGCTCGACGGCATCGTTGCGGGGCTCGAGAGGATGACGGGCGGCGGCGCATCAGCCGAGCCCAAAATTACTTACGATCTGCAAGCGGCGCGGGGTTTCGCGCCCCCGACCAAGACGATCAAGGGACAATTGGCGATTCCGGAGCCCACGGCGATCGCGATGCTTGAGACGCAGCGATTCCTGTTCTCGCCTGCGACCGAGGTTCCGGGTTTCGCGAATGCGCTATGGGCCGACAGCATTCCGAAGTTGATCCAGGCCAGATTGGTCGAGAGTTTTGAAAACTACGATATTGCCCATGCCCCATTACGTGCGGCGGATGTCGGACAAACCGACTTCCAGCTTCTGATCGATGTCCGCTATTTTCGGATCGCCCAGGATTCGGGGCCGACCGCCGAGATCGGGCTCTCGGTGAGGATTCTCGACAAGAATGGAAAAGTCGTCGCGTCGCGCGTGTTTGACGAAACCCAAGCTTTCGACAAGATTGAACCGGTGGCAGCGGTCGCCGCGTTCAACGATGCGTTTGGCCGGATTGCGAAGGGGATCATCGCCTGGACGGTGGAGACACTGTAG
- a CDS encoding ABC transporter ATP-binding protein translates to MQELDPQPAIRVNNLVVGFGRHVVIDHLSLEVRRGEILGMVGASGGGKSVLMRSIIGLIPRQGGEIEVMGATITGAHDRSTQHAAGSWGVLFQQGALFSSLTARQNIQFPLRENLVLSEALMDEIATAKLEMVGLTAEDGDKFPAELSGGMTKRVALARALALDPAIVFLDEPTSGLDPIAAGEFDVLIKTLQQTLGLTVFMVTHDLASLNTVCDRVAALADGKIVAIGPMRDLLQSQHPWVRAYFHGKRSQMLQPQAS, encoded by the coding sequence ATGCAGGAGCTTGATCCGCAGCCTGCGATTCGCGTCAACAACCTCGTGGTCGGCTTCGGACGGCACGTGGTGATCGACCATCTGTCGCTCGAGGTCAGGAGGGGCGAGATCCTTGGTATGGTCGGGGCCTCCGGCGGCGGCAAGTCGGTGCTGATGAGATCCATCATCGGGCTCATACCGCGGCAGGGTGGCGAGATCGAAGTCATGGGCGCCACGATCACCGGAGCCCATGATCGCAGCACGCAGCACGCCGCGGGGAGCTGGGGCGTTCTGTTTCAGCAGGGCGCGCTGTTTTCATCGCTCACGGCGCGGCAGAATATCCAGTTTCCGCTCCGCGAAAATCTCGTGCTGTCGGAAGCGCTGATGGACGAGATCGCCACCGCCAAGCTCGAAATGGTCGGGCTGACAGCGGAGGATGGCGACAAGTTTCCTGCCGAATTATCTGGCGGCATGACCAAACGTGTGGCGCTGGCACGGGCGCTCGCGCTGGATCCCGCGATCGTGTTTCTCGACGAACCGACCTCAGGTCTCGATCCGATTGCGGCGGGCGAGTTCGACGTTCTGATCAAGACATTGCAACAGACATTGGGGCTGACGGTGTTCATGGTCACCCACGATCTCGCCAGTCTGAATACGGTCTGCGATCGTGTTGCTGCGCTCGCGGACGGCAAGATTGTCGCCATCGGACCGATGCGCGATTTACTTCAATCCCAGCATCCCTGGGTGCGGGCCTATTTTCACGGCAAGCGCTCCCAGATGCTGCAACCCCAAGCGAGTTAA
- a CDS encoding ABC transporter permease codes for MATTPQLTAKLTGDTLELHPGGAWIAANGATLEALSNAVAAQLDSSKAVNLDMSGVRELDTLGAWLLEKMSRRAASAGHRADMVGIAGNYAGLIEEIRQVNRHNPEPQPAPNPVLVKVGEVGRSAVDATEDVAVFLQMLGSLCLAVFGVLRRPRSLRLTSLVYQFYRVGWQAIPIVVLITFLIGAIIAQQGIFHFRKFGADSYVVDMVGILVLRELGVLIVAIMVAGRSGSAYTAELGSMKMREEIDALSTMGLDPVEVLILPRAIALICALPILTFIGSMAALYGGGLVAWFYGGMGPAIFIARLHDAVSVTSFEVGIIKAPFMALVIGVVACSEGLRVLGSAESLGKQTTTSVVKSIFLVIVLDGLFAVFFASVGM; via the coding sequence TTGGCGACTACACCTCAGCTAACGGCCAAATTGACCGGCGATACGCTCGAACTGCATCCGGGCGGAGCCTGGATTGCTGCAAATGGCGCCACGCTCGAGGCGCTCTCGAACGCCGTTGCAGCTCAACTTGACAGCTCGAAGGCCGTGAATCTGGATATGAGCGGGGTGCGCGAGCTCGATACGCTCGGGGCCTGGCTGCTCGAGAAAATGTCGCGCCGCGCCGCGTCGGCCGGGCATCGCGCTGACATGGTTGGCATCGCCGGCAATTATGCCGGCCTGATCGAGGAGATCCGTCAAGTCAATCGTCACAATCCCGAGCCGCAGCCGGCGCCAAATCCTGTGCTGGTCAAAGTGGGTGAAGTCGGCCGGTCGGCGGTCGATGCGACGGAGGATGTCGCCGTGTTCCTGCAGATGCTGGGCTCGCTTTGCCTGGCTGTCTTCGGCGTGCTGCGCAGGCCGAGATCGCTGCGGCTGACATCTCTGGTCTATCAGTTCTACAGGGTCGGATGGCAGGCGATCCCGATCGTCGTGCTCATCACCTTCCTGATCGGCGCGATCATCGCGCAGCAGGGCATCTTCCACTTCCGGAAATTCGGCGCTGATTCCTACGTCGTCGACATGGTCGGCATTCTGGTGCTGCGCGAATTGGGCGTCCTGATCGTCGCGATCATGGTCGCCGGCCGTTCCGGCAGCGCCTACACTGCCGAACTCGGTTCAATGAAGATGCGCGAGGAAATCGACGCGCTGTCGACCATGGGTCTGGATCCGGTCGAGGTGCTGATCCTGCCCCGCGCCATCGCGCTGATTTGCGCATTGCCGATCCTGACGTTCATAGGATCGATGGCCGCGCTCTATGGCGGCGGTCTGGTGGCCTGGTTCTACGGCGGCATGGGGCCGGCGATCTTCATTGCGCGGCTGCACGATGCCGTGTCCGTGACCAGCTTCGAGGTCGGCATTATCAAGGCGCCCTTTATGGCGCTGGTGATCGGCGTCGTTGCCTGCAGCGAAGGATTGCGGGTGTTGGGAAGCGCCGAGTCGCTCGGCAAGCAGACGACGACCTCGGTCGTGAAGTCGATCTTCCTGGTGATCGTTCTCGACGGACTGTTCGCGGTATTTTTCGCATCGGTCGGAATGTAG
- a CDS encoding DUF883 family protein, with translation MFATSNLADELHALKSDVSRLLNTTGDGIFDASRSRAESLADQIKAALNELGQTLAEQEDHVDHLISDRPVTTLASAFALGVVVGFMLRRY, from the coding sequence ATGTTCGCGACAAGCAATCTGGCAGACGAGTTGCACGCGCTCAAAAGCGACGTCTCGCGCCTTCTGAACACGACAGGCGACGGGATCTTCGATGCCTCCCGGAGCCGCGCCGAATCGCTGGCGGATCAGATCAAGGCCGCCTTGAATGAACTGGGCCAGACGCTGGCTGAACAGGAAGACCACGTTGATCACCTGATATCGGATCGTCCGGTCACCACGCTTGCTTCGGCATTCGCGCTCGGCGTCGTCGTCGGTTTCATGCTGCGGAGGTATTGA
- a CDS encoding bifunctional acetate--CoA ligase family protein/GNAT family N-acetyltransferase: MSTYRLKNLLSPRSVALVGASPRPNSVGRAILRNIRAAKFRGEFGLVNSHYAEIDGMAAVGSLDDLPFVPELVVITAPAKAVAGIVDDAGRLGAVGVLIITAGLGQGAGSLAERAEHTAKKYGMRLIGPNGLGIMMPGAALNASFSAHMPCVGNLALISQSKAVAAGMVDWAAQRAVGFSGIVSVGDQLDVDVADLLDYFALDAKTRAILLYVEAIKDARKFMSAARAAARIKPVVVLKSGRMAPGAKAAATDIGVLAGSDAVYDAAFRRAGILRVSDLRELFDCAETLGRLASPAGKRLAILTNGGGIGLLAVDRLVELGGIPADITRVIREKLDAVLPPTWSRSNPVEIVGDADAARYASALEILLADPGNDAILVMNVQTAIVAADDIAAAVIGVVEKYRREHQESAKQVLAVWIGADRKMGDLLSAAGIPNYATEDDAVRGFLHLVRHREVVEALAQVPPAMPTSFVPDVEAARAIVAAALADDRHWLDPIEIKRLLQAYGIAMVPTFAAADAEQAVTHAQALLAQGVTVVLKIMSRDIVHKSDVGGVVLNLTSAEAVRAATADIVARAKALRPEARISGVIVQAMVVRPKARELILGIADDPTFGTVIVFGRGGTAAEIINDKALALPPLDLRLAHDLIGCTRVSRLLRAYRDVPAVKPDAVAMVLVKLAQMAADIPEIRELDINPLLADETGVLAVDARAAIGRAERKFAGSSPANFAVRPYPSQWQRHIEVKDGWRVFVRPIRPEDEPLIHELLRQVTSEDLRLRFFASMKEFSHAFIARLTQLDYARAMAFVAFDEATNEIVGVVRIHSDSIYETAEYAILLRSDLKGRGLGWTLMQLIIEYARSEGLKTISGDVLAENSVMLAMCRDLGFEVKADPDEHDICVVKLML; encoded by the coding sequence ATGTCGACCTATCGTCTGAAAAATTTGCTTTCGCCGCGCTCGGTCGCGCTGGTCGGCGCGAGCCCTCGGCCGAACTCCGTCGGTCGGGCCATTCTCCGGAATATTCGTGCGGCGAAATTCAGAGGCGAATTCGGGCTGGTGAATTCGCATTATGCGGAGATCGACGGAATGGCTGCGGTTGGCAGCCTCGACGACCTGCCGTTCGTTCCGGAATTAGTGGTAATCACTGCGCCAGCGAAGGCGGTCGCAGGCATCGTCGATGACGCTGGAAGATTGGGTGCGGTGGGCGTCTTGATCATCACCGCCGGGCTCGGCCAGGGTGCGGGTTCATTGGCGGAACGAGCAGAGCATACCGCGAAAAAATATGGCATGAGGCTGATCGGACCCAATGGCCTCGGCATTATGATGCCTGGCGCCGCGCTTAACGCGAGTTTCTCCGCGCACATGCCGTGTGTTGGAAATCTCGCGCTGATCTCTCAGTCAAAGGCGGTCGCCGCCGGTATGGTCGACTGGGCGGCGCAGCGCGCGGTGGGCTTTTCAGGAATCGTCTCTGTTGGCGATCAGCTCGACGTTGATGTTGCCGATTTGCTGGATTACTTCGCGCTGGACGCGAAAACGCGGGCCATTCTGCTCTATGTCGAGGCGATCAAGGACGCTCGCAAGTTCATGTCCGCGGCGCGCGCCGCCGCTCGAATCAAGCCGGTCGTCGTCCTCAAATCCGGCCGCATGGCGCCAGGTGCGAAGGCCGCGGCGACCGATATTGGCGTTCTGGCCGGGTCGGATGCGGTCTACGATGCAGCGTTCAGGCGTGCCGGCATCTTGCGGGTATCGGATCTTCGCGAGCTTTTCGACTGCGCCGAGACGTTGGGGCGTCTCGCATCGCCTGCGGGAAAGCGGCTTGCGATCCTGACCAATGGCGGCGGCATCGGTCTGCTCGCGGTCGATCGGCTTGTCGAACTGGGCGGAATTCCCGCTGACATCACCCGCGTCATCCGAGAGAAGCTCGATGCGGTATTGCCGCCGACGTGGTCGAGGTCAAACCCGGTGGAGATTGTCGGCGACGCCGATGCGGCGCGTTATGCGTCGGCGCTTGAGATATTGCTGGCTGATCCCGGCAACGATGCCATCCTGGTCATGAACGTTCAGACCGCGATCGTTGCCGCTGACGACATCGCGGCTGCCGTGATCGGCGTGGTCGAGAAATATCGCCGGGAGCATCAGGAGTCCGCCAAGCAGGTGCTTGCGGTCTGGATCGGTGCGGACCGGAAAATGGGTGATTTGCTGAGCGCGGCCGGAATTCCCAACTACGCCACCGAGGATGATGCGGTACGGGGCTTTCTGCATCTGGTGCGGCATCGGGAGGTGGTGGAGGCGCTGGCGCAGGTGCCTCCGGCCATGCCTACGTCGTTTGTGCCTGATGTCGAGGCCGCTCGGGCGATCGTTGCGGCGGCGCTCGCCGATGATCGCCACTGGCTTGACCCGATCGAGATCAAGCGGCTGCTTCAGGCCTATGGGATCGCGATGGTGCCGACGTTTGCGGCCGCCGATGCCGAGCAAGCCGTCACCCACGCCCAGGCGCTGCTCGCGCAAGGCGTGACTGTCGTGCTGAAGATTATGTCGCGGGACATCGTTCACAAATCAGACGTCGGCGGCGTCGTGCTTAATCTCACCAGCGCAGAGGCCGTGCGGGCGGCGACGGCCGATATTGTCGCGCGGGCAAAAGCGCTTCGCCCGGAGGCGCGGATATCCGGCGTGATCGTCCAGGCGATGGTGGTGCGGCCGAAGGCGCGCGAACTCATTCTGGGTATCGCTGACGATCCGACCTTCGGCACCGTCATCGTGTTTGGCCGCGGCGGTACGGCGGCCGAGATTATCAACGACAAGGCGCTGGCGCTTCCGCCGCTGGACCTTCGACTCGCCCACGACCTGATCGGGTGCACCCGCGTGTCGCGCCTGCTGCGCGCTTACCGGGACGTACCCGCCGTCAAGCCGGATGCCGTGGCGATGGTTCTGGTCAAGCTGGCGCAAATGGCTGCGGACATTCCAGAGATTCGCGAGTTGGACATCAATCCCTTGCTGGCGGATGAGACCGGCGTTCTCGCGGTCGACGCCCGTGCCGCAATCGGGCGCGCCGAGCGAAAGTTCGCGGGCTCAAGCCCCGCCAATTTCGCGGTGCGACCCTATCCGTCGCAATGGCAGCGGCACATCGAAGTGAAGGACGGCTGGCGAGTGTTTGTACGTCCGATCCGCCCCGAGGATGAGCCGCTGATCCATGAGCTTTTGCGGCAGGTCACCAGCGAGGACCTTCGGCTGCGGTTCTTCGCGTCGATGAAGGAATTCAGCCACGCGTTCATCGCCCGCTTGACCCAGCTCGACTATGCCCGTGCGATGGCGTTTGTCGCGTTCGACGAAGCCACCAACGAGATCGTTGGCGTGGTGCGAATACACTCGGATTCGATCTATGAGACCGCAGAATACGCGATCCTGCTCAGATCGGATCTCAAGGGCAGGGGGCTCGGCTGGACCTTGATGCAGTTGATCATCGAATACGCCAGGTCCGAAGGACTCAAGACCATCTCGGGGGATGTGCTTGCCGAAAACTCGGTGATGCTTGCGATGTGCCGGGACCTTGGGTTTGAAGTGAAGGCAGATCCGGACGAACACGATATTTGCGTCGTGAAGCTCATGCTCTAG
- a CDS encoding YgaP family membrane protein: MPKNIGMIDQYVRIVLGLALVAFAFQDGLSVQGWHWAGLTGFVLLLTAFFRSCPAYSVLGISSRAAHRRSEAGRFEI, translated from the coding sequence ATGCCGAAAAACATAGGAATGATCGATCAGTACGTGCGGATCGTCTTGGGATTGGCGCTGGTTGCATTTGCGTTCCAGGACGGCCTATCCGTTCAGGGGTGGCATTGGGCCGGATTGACTGGATTCGTGCTGCTCCTGACCGCGTTCTTCAGGAGCTGTCCAGCTTATAGCGTCCTCGGTATTTCGAGCCGCGCGGCTCACCGCCGGTCGGAAGCCGGCCGCTTCGAGATCTAG
- a CDS encoding cyclic nucleotide-gated ion channel, producing the protein MNQQMSSAKEARKPKSPAEKVKALRHRLYEIMEYGPVGDRTSRLVNWSIILLIVISLFGIILASVPDLKARYGAVFTTIENIALVVFSVEFGIRVWIAVEHAPLRHLAPIRARMLFITSIAGLIDLAAVLPFWLAFLITPDLEILLVFRIARFLKLTRYSPGIRSLYDALYTERRALAGCFIILMGMTIFAATIMHSIEGTIQPDKFGTIPDAMWWAVVTLGTVGYGDIIPVTVLGRIVAAATIFCGLGMVALPIGIVATAFSNEIHRRDFVVTWGLVARVPLFSELSAAEIADIMTLLRAQQTEGGSIIVKRGEPAHSMYLIAAGEVEIRLAHKKIRLGAGHFFGEIAALRRTLRSATVTATKPTSLLVLDAADLEILMERNPQIAARIRNVARHRLGEDVTSARGDLLSKELEDEAIQHPELDEDFHRST; encoded by the coding sequence ATGAACCAGCAGATGTCCTCTGCGAAAGAAGCACGAAAGCCAAAATCTCCGGCAGAAAAGGTGAAGGCTTTGCGCCATCGCCTCTATGAAATCATGGAGTACGGGCCGGTCGGCGACCGCACGAGCCGACTCGTGAATTGGTCGATCATTCTCCTTATCGTCATCAGCCTTTTCGGTATCATCCTGGCATCGGTGCCGGACCTCAAGGCGAGATATGGGGCCGTATTCACAACAATCGAAAACATCGCTCTTGTCGTATTTTCTGTGGAATTCGGGATCCGGGTCTGGATCGCAGTCGAGCATGCGCCATTGCGTCATCTCGCGCCGATCCGGGCGCGAATGCTCTTCATCACCAGTATCGCGGGGTTGATAGATCTCGCGGCGGTATTGCCGTTCTGGCTGGCCTTTCTGATCACACCCGATCTCGAAATTCTGCTGGTCTTCCGGATAGCCCGTTTCCTCAAGCTGACACGCTACTCTCCCGGCATACGATCGCTGTATGACGCGCTCTACACCGAGCGCCGAGCGCTTGCCGGATGTTTCATTATTCTCATGGGCATGACGATTTTCGCCGCGACAATAATGCATTCGATCGAAGGGACCATACAGCCCGATAAATTCGGCACCATACCCGACGCCATGTGGTGGGCCGTCGTTACGCTCGGTACGGTCGGCTACGGCGATATCATACCCGTCACCGTGCTCGGACGGATCGTGGCTGCTGCCACCATTTTTTGTGGTCTGGGCATGGTTGCACTGCCAATCGGCATCGTCGCCACGGCATTCTCGAATGAAATCCACCGCAGGGATTTTGTCGTTACCTGGGGACTCGTGGCACGCGTACCGCTTTTCAGTGAACTATCGGCGGCCGAAATCGCCGATATCATGACGTTGTTACGTGCCCAACAAACAGAAGGCGGCTCCATCATTGTCAAGCGCGGAGAGCCGGCTCACTCCATGTACCTGATTGCCGCGGGAGAGGTCGAGATCAGGCTCGCGCACAAGAAGATCCGGCTTGGCGCCGGTCATTTCTTCGGCGAGATCGCTGCCCTTCGCCGCACCCTGCGCTCAGCCACGGTAACCGCGACGAAGCCAACGAGCCTGCTTGTCCTCGATGCCGCTGACCTTGAAATTCTCATGGAGCGTAATCCCCAGATCGCTGCAAGAATTCGCAATGTGGCACGCCACCGGCTGGGAGAGGATGTTACGTCCGCCCGCGGGGACTTGTTGTCAAAAGAACTGGAAGATGAGGCGATCCAGCACCCAGAACTGGACGAAGATTTTCACCGATCAACGTGA
- a CDS encoding CBS domain-containing protein produces the protein MRAHQIMTRPVISVTPETTILEAANIMLRRHVSGLPVVDGTGKLVGIVSEGDFIRRSEIGTQRKRSRWLKFILGSGKAARDFVHEHGRKIAEVMTTEPITIDEETELEKIVQLMEKNNVKRLPVTRGDKVVGIVSRANLLQAVASLAREIPDPTADDDHIRNRVIDALEKNDWCPFGLSVVVRDGIVHLNGIITDERSREAAIVGTENVAGVKKVHDHLCWVDTMSGMYLNSPEDDDLEKAS, from the coding sequence ATGCGCGCCCATCAGATCATGACCCGCCCTGTTATATCGGTTACACCGGAGACCACGATCCTCGAGGCCGCGAACATCATGCTGCGGCGGCATGTCAGCGGTCTTCCGGTGGTCGATGGGACCGGCAAGCTCGTCGGCATCGTTTCGGAAGGCGATTTCATTCGGCGAAGCGAAATCGGCACACAGCGCAAGCGCAGCCGATGGCTCAAGTTCATTCTCGGCTCCGGCAAAGCAGCCCGCGATTTTGTTCACGAGCACGGCCGCAAGATCGCGGAGGTCATGACCACGGAACCGATTACCATCGACGAGGAAACGGAACTCGAGAAGATCGTGCAACTCATGGAGAAAAACAACGTCAAACGCCTGCCGGTAACACGCGGAGACAAGGTCGTCGGAATCGTATCGCGCGCCAACCTCCTACAGGCGGTCGCGAGCCTCGCCCGCGAGATCCCCGATCCAACCGCCGACGACGACCACATTCGCAACCGTGTCATCGATGCCCTCGAGAAGAACGACTGGTGTCCGTTCGGCCTCAGCGTCGTCGTGCGGGATGGTATCGTCCATCTGAACGGCATCATTACCGATGAACGCTCCCGGGAAGCTGCGATTGTCGGCACGGAGAACGTTGCCGGGGTAAAGAAGGTCCACGACCATTTGTGCTGGGTCGATACCATGTCGGGGATGTATCTGAACTCTCCCGAAGACGACGACCTGGAAAAAGCGAGCTAA